Within Dysgonomonas sp. HDW5A, the genomic segment TCCCATACCTCCAAAAACGTATAAGGAGTTTTCTTCCTTTTTATAGCACATCGAGGAGAAGTATCGGGGAGTTATCCTATCTCCTTCGAATGATAGTCGGCTCCATTTTTTTTCGATCAAGTCATACGAATAAAATTCTTTGTTATAATGCTGACTTCCAAATCCGCCAAATACGAGATAGCGGTGATTAGCTGCATCATAATAACTGTTGTGATGATGCAGTTGAGTCGGTAACCTGTCTACACTCTCTGTTGTCCACATTAAAGTATTGAGATCAAGATAAGCAGAGGTAGCGACCTCAGCCGCTTCTTCAGAATATACCTCGTATGCATATAAACGATTGTCTGCCTTATCCACAAAACTCATACCGAGCTTGAGCTTTACAGGTAATTCGTTTTCATATTTTTTAGATGATACAGCATTAGAACGGACATTGAAAAATGTGATCGAATCTTTATCAAAAAAGTATATATCCTGAGTCTGGCTATTAAAATTCAAGCCTGCTACATTTTTTGATTTGAAAGAAGCTCTTGGTGCCCAGTAGTAGGCATTATTTATCAACCAAACAGGACTGGAAACGTGACCTCTGGCCTTACCTTTCGAGTCATGCACAAACTCTCCCTCATTTTCATTTAAATGAAAAAAATATTCCTGCTGTGTATCTTTAATAATCACGTTTTTAATGGCAAATGAGGGTATATCGACAACATGCTCACTTTTACCGAAATAGATAACAGGATTCCATTTTTCAAGAAGATTCAATCCTCCTATTCTTGTTTCTTTATCATTAATCTTCAAAGTCATGGAGTCTTGTTGGAGATCAAATGATAAGCTGATACTCACCCACTGGCAATTAGAGAGTTCTTCTTTCTTGAAAATACTGGTAATTAAATTGTTTCGCCCCTCTTCATTAAATTTAAAGACGGTATTTTCACGCCCTTCATTATCATACATCAAATTATAAGTTGTATTGAGGTTAGTATCTTTCAATCTGAAAATATAACCGACATTAGAGGGTGGCAGCAACGATAATTCGAAATTAATAACCAGCTTTTCAGTAAAAGCCGGAGATCCATTTTCAAATACAGAATATGAAGTTCTCTCATTAATTACACTTTCATTTCCATGAAATCGTAATCCTTGAGAAAAAATATTTAGGGGAAAAAGTAATAGTAAAACGAAATGCACAACTAGTTTCATAATAAAAAAGACTTTATTATCTACAAATATAGAAAATTAGCTTGTTAATTTCAGAAATTACTTTTTACATGGTTTTCAGATACTCAAAAAACGCCCATGTATTTTTAAATGTTAATCTCTGTCAACAAATGACAATCTACTATAATTCAACCCTGAAGAAAATCATCGGGAGGTGAAAACAAAAAAGCAGTTGCAAATAACTTGCAACTGCTTTCTTATCTGTATTTCAAATTTAGAAAAAAATCAGAATCAAGAGCTTATTACTTTCGACAAATCTTCTCCCTTATTCAATTTGCGGATCACCTTTGCCGGATTACCAACCGCTAATGAATCAGACGGAATATCTTTAGTTACTACCGATCCTGCTCCGATAACACATCTGTCGCCAATGGTTACTCCGGGGCAAATAGTCGAATGTCCACCAATCCAGCAACGTTTACCTATTGTTACGGGTTTACAGTCTTCCCACACATCTCGCTCGTCGGCATCTAAAGGGTGTTGAGCCGTATAAATATGTACTCCGGGAGCTATCAATGTGCCATCTCCAATGGTAACCTTTGCTCCATCCAAAATAACTGCTCCGAAATTGATAAATACTTTATCGCCTGCATATATATGATCTCCGTAATCGCAATAAAAGGGTGGCTCTGTATAAAAATTCTTTGCCGAGTTGGGAAACAGTTCCCTCATTACATCACGGAATTTATCGGTATGGTATTCGGTCACATTCAGTTTATGGAGTAGCTTTTTTACTTCGGAACGTATAGCTGTCATTTCTTCGCTATGTGCCCAATAAGGTTCTCCGGCAAACATTTTTTCTTTTTCAGTTATCATTCTGATATTTAATTGTGTTGCGTTTTCATTTGTAGGGGCAGACCTATGTGCCTGCCCTCTGTGGGGAACACATAGGTTCACCCCTACAGCTCATTAATAAAAGACCTGAGACCTTTTATTTCTTTGTCGAAAACTTATAAATACAAGTTTGTGTATATTCTTCTCCCGGATTTAATCGGGTAGATGGAAATTGAGGTTGATTGGGTGTATCAGGATACTTTTGAGTTTCCAAAGCCACCGCTTCTCTGAATTTATGAGCCTTACCGTATTTACCTATAACTTTTCCATCGAAGAAATTACCGCTATAAAATTGTATACCGGGCTGGTCTGACCATACTTCCATTACTCTACCACTAGTGGGTTCATATAGGCTTGCTATAAGCTCTACGTCTTTTTCAGTTTTGCGGTCTACTACCCAGTTGTGATCGTATCCTAAACCATTTTTCAGTTGTTCGTCATCAGCATCTATTCTTGCTCCGATAGCTGTTGGTGTTCTAAAATCAAATGGAGTTCCTTCGACCAACGTAATTTTACCGGTTGGTATCAAAACAGTATCCACAGGAGTAATTGCACTTGCATTTAGAGTCAATATGTGATCGGTAATCGCACCATTTCCGACTCCCTTTAAATTAAATAACGAATGATGCGATAGGTTTACATGTGTAGGCTTATCAGTTGTAGCACTATAAGTTATCTTAAATTCATTTTCAGGAGTAAGGGTATATGTCATTGTCACTTTTACAGTTCCCGGAAATCCCTCCTCACCATCGGGAGAAATATAAGACAATTGAATCTGATTTTTGCTGACACTATCTACGTTCCAAACTTTCATATCGAAACTATCGGGTCCACCATGTAAAGTCTGTCCATTGTTATTAACAGGTAATTGATATTTTACTCCGTCAAGTGTGAACTTTCCTTTGGCAATACGATTGGCAAATCGACCGACAACGGGACCCAAGAAGCGTTCGCCTTCGTAGTTTATGTATTCGTTGATGTTGTTATGTCCCAAAACAATATCCTCATACTTTCCATCCTTATCGGGAGTCCAAAGAGAAATAACTCTTCCTCCGAAATTAGATACCTGCATGGTTATCCCATTTCCCGAATCGAGTGTGTAAAGTTTGATTTCTTTGCCATCTACTGTTTTTGTAAATGCAGAATCTGCCATTAAGGTAATTTGGGAGCCTTCTACTTGTGGTGGTGTAGTTGGTTTATTATTACATGAGAACAAACAAAGGGCAATCCCTAAATAAAAAATCTTTTTCATATATGTATAAGTTTTGGTTGTTTATAAAGCTCTCAGAGCTTTTTATTGCTTTGATAAGCATAATCTCTAAAGGCAGTTAGAATTATAAAATATAACTGTCACTATTTGTTGTTTATCAAAATAAGATTCAAGACTTTAAAGATAGAAAATTCTCACTGCTCTTTAGTTGCTAACAGTGAGAATAATCAAGAAATACAAAATAACTAGATAAGCTCTCAGAGCTTTTTATTGTTTGGGTTGTAGGGTGTGAATCTCTCTGTTCACCTGAAGTTTACAGACACATAGGTCTGCCCCTACCAATAAAGATATCTCATTAAATATTTAACGCTACTTTATATATATTGTCTCTTATTTTACTTAAAGAATACATCTTCTTACCAGAAATACCAATAGAATAATCCACAAAGGGCGACTACACCAAGGGATGCAATAACATCCCACTTGTTCCAGCTCTTTCCGATAATTTTCTTATAGTCATCGGTGAAAGTGATAGCTTCTATCTGTTGAGCAGTTGGCTTTGGAGTGAAAAACGACACTACAACCATCATCAGCATGATGAAGACAAGCAACCATACTTCGAAGATAAGCCAGTTGGTCTGCCAAAACCAAGTTGTACACTCCCAGTACCAACCCGTCATTACGTCTTTACCCGTATTGGTAAAGATATTGGTCAGCAAGCGAGCCATACCGATAATAAAACCGACTATCATACCTGCTTCTCCTGCTTTCGGAGTGATTCTTTTAGAAAATATACCCAATGCGAATACTGCTACCATGGCAGGTGCAAGCAGCGATTGAATACCTTGCAGATAATCGTAAAGGCTACCGAGGCTCATCATAATAGGTATCCATATAATACCAAGTATTACTACAACAATTGTTGCAACACGACCTACCATAACGTAGGTAGCTTCACTCTTCTCTTTGAACTTCGGTTTATAAAAATCTTCCGTAAACAGCGTAGCACAAGAGTTGAAGAATGCCGCCAAAGAAGCAACCAATGCAGATATAAAACCGATGGTAACAATACCTTTTACACCGGCAGGTAATACAAATTTAACCATTGACCCAAAGGCGGTATCAGGGTGATCCAATGTGAATCCACTGTCGGGACGTGCTGCCAATGCAGCAGCTACCATACCCGGTATAAGGAACATAAATACAGGCAACAACTTGAAATAGCCGGCAGCGATTGTACCTCTGCGTGCACGTTTCATCACAACATCGTTATCCT encodes:
- a CDS encoding sugar O-acetyltransferase, producing MITEKEKMFAGEPYWAHSEEMTAIRSEVKKLLHKLNVTEYHTDKFRDVMRELFPNSAKNFYTEPPFYCDYGDHIYAGDKVFINFGAVILDGAKVTIGDGTLIAPGVHIYTAQHPLDADERDVWEDCKPVTIGKRCWIGGHSTICPGVTIGDRCVIGAGSVVTKDIPSDSLAVGNPAKVIRKLNKGEDLSKVISS
- a CDS encoding aldose epimerase family protein; protein product: MKKIFYLGIALCLFSCNNKPTTPPQVEGSQITLMADSAFTKTVDGKEIKLYTLDSGNGITMQVSNFGGRVISLWTPDKDGKYEDIVLGHNNINEYINYEGERFLGPVVGRFANRIAKGKFTLDGVKYQLPVNNNGQTLHGGPDSFDMKVWNVDSVSKNQIQLSYISPDGEEGFPGTVKVTMTYTLTPENEFKITYSATTDKPTHVNLSHHSLFNLKGVGNGAITDHILTLNASAITPVDTVLIPTGKITLVEGTPFDFRTPTAIGARIDADDEQLKNGLGYDHNWVVDRKTEKDVELIASLYEPTSGRVMEVWSDQPGIQFYSGNFFDGKVIGKYGKAHKFREAVALETQKYPDTPNQPQFPSTRLNPGEEYTQTCIYKFSTKK